GGCACACAGGATGACGAGCGAGTGGCTGGTAAAAAATGAAAAATAGAGGGGAGTTGGATAATCATACTCCAGAGAAGGAGTTATCAGTGCCTGGGCTGTGGCGGCCAGGGAACAGAAGTAGGTACAGTTTGAGATGGGAGAGTATGGCTTGAACATGGACCAGGCGCAGCAGACGAGCATGATATCGCAGAAATGAAGGGGGAGAAGTTCCTCCCATGGGGTAGACGGAACTGTGAAGTGTGTCGCCAGGACTCCTCCGGGGATAACGGCTAGGCAAAGCCATCCGAGGATTCGG
This is a stretch of genomic DNA from Akkermansia sp. N21116. It encodes these proteins:
- a CDS encoding YwaF family protein, with amino-acid sequence MTRITAQFRHKASMPHPIETSAEGTLLPLFTQYSLSHFAALAVAAILGTWVIRHAGKQNQAEKHRTARILGWLCLAVIPGGVLATHFTVPSTPWEELLPLHFCDIMLVCCAWSMFKPYSPISNCTYFCSLAATAQALITPSLEYDYPTPLYFSFFTSHSLVILCALFIPLVFKWVPKSSGKFLAQLFGICYLIAI